The proteins below are encoded in one region of Hordeum vulgare subsp. vulgare chromosome 3H, MorexV3_pseudomolecules_assembly, whole genome shotgun sequence:
- the LOC123440463 gene encoding uncharacterized protein LOC123440463: MDNTEVTAASGHSIKSGVIVWTPAMTNTMLGFLADLVAKGKRTSSGFREAHHRQCAAVLNEQFKLAVTAEQVRNHLKKWRKIWGRVVILKNLSGALWDEDTCTIRLAEEHYAGHCMAHKADAPYLNTPIEHYHAMATIFGTTAASGINARSGNDLLSIEVEDEENGEVNTSPNVAESSHPKGPPKKKAKVVKVLEDPLVTTLNYGFKLVADALVKSGDDDDIPAELWDEVCKLGEFDEEHLAHYYAHLVDNPKIAKAFMTLSQTNKSVWVSRYVKKNF; the protein is encoded by the exons ATGGACAATACCGAAGTCACCGCTGCAAGTGGGCACTCCATCAAGAGTGGGGTCATTGTATGGACTCCTGCAATGACCAACACGATGCTGGGGTTTTTGGCTGACCTTGTTGCAAAAGGAAAGAGGACTTCTAGTGGGTTCAGGGAGGCACATCACAGACAATGTGCTGCTGTTTTGAATGAGCAGTTCAAACTAGCTGTCACTGCAGAACAAGTTCGAAACCATCTCAAGAAGTGGAGGAAGATTTGGGGAAGGGTTGTCATCTTGAAGAATTTAAGTGGAGCTCTATGGGATGAAGATACTTGCACAATTAGGCTTGCCGAAGAACACTATGCAGGTCATTGCATG GCACACAAAGCTGATGCCCCTTACTTGAACACCCCAATTGAACACTATCATGCTATGGCGACCATCTTTGGGACAACCGCGGCTTCGGGGATCAATGCTAGGTCTGGGAATGATCTACTTTCTATTGAAGTGGAAGATGAGGAGAATGGTGAGGTGAACACATCACCAAATGTTGCTGAGTCCTCTCACCCCAAAGGACCACCAAAAAAGAAGGCCAAGGTAgtgaaagttcttgaagatccactAGTTACCACTCTCAATTACGGGTTCAAACTTGTGGCTGATGCTCTTGTGAAGTCTGGGGATGATGATGATATACCCGCTGAACTTTGGGATGAGGTCTGCAAGTTGGGAGAATTTGATGAAGAGCACCTAGCCCACTACTATGCTCATCTTGTTGACAATCCGAAGATCGCAAAAGCCTTCATGACACTTTCCCAAACCAACAAATCTGTTTGGGTGAGTAGGTATGTGAAGAAGAACTTCTAA